The following coding sequences are from one Luteolibacter yonseiensis window:
- the kduI gene encoding 5-dehydro-4-deoxy-D-glucuronate isomerase, with protein sequence METRLMPSPRETAVLDTQELRAAFLLDELFFTGEVNLIYTDLDRAIVGSVIPTEGTLVLGNDDALKADFFCQRREVGLLNLGAAGSVDVDGTVYEIDKHDCLYIGRGSKEISFSSTDAGDPAVFYLVSYPAHAGYPTTKATRADANRVELGSKDECNERTIFQYIHENGIKSCQLVLGFTEFKPGSIWNTMPCHTHDRRSEVYCYFDVPAAHRVLHMMGQPQETRPLWVADRQVVLSPPWSVHTGCGTASYRFCWAMGGENQAFTDMDRVEIADLR encoded by the coding sequence ATGGAAACACGACTGATGCCATCTCCCCGCGAAACAGCGGTCCTTGATACGCAGGAACTGCGCGCGGCCTTTCTGCTCGACGAACTCTTCTTCACGGGCGAGGTGAATCTCATCTATACCGACCTCGACCGTGCCATCGTCGGCAGCGTCATCCCGACGGAAGGCACTCTGGTCCTCGGAAATGACGACGCGCTCAAGGCGGACTTCTTCTGCCAGCGCCGGGAAGTCGGTCTGCTGAACCTCGGTGCCGCAGGCAGCGTCGATGTCGACGGCACGGTTTACGAGATCGACAAACACGACTGCCTCTATATCGGACGTGGCAGCAAGGAGATCTCCTTCAGCAGCACGGATGCGGGCGATCCCGCGGTTTTCTACCTCGTCAGCTATCCCGCGCACGCCGGATATCCCACCACCAAAGCCACCCGGGCGGACGCCAACCGCGTGGAGCTCGGAAGCAAGGACGAGTGCAACGAGCGCACCATTTTCCAGTATATCCACGAGAACGGCATCAAGAGCTGCCAACTGGTGCTGGGCTTCACGGAGTTCAAGCCGGGCAGCATCTGGAACACCATGCCATGCCACACCCATGACCGCCGCAGCGAGGTGTATTGCTATTTTGACGTGCCGGCCGCCCACCGCGTGCTGCACATGATGGGCCAGCCGCAGGAAACGCGCCCTCTGTGGGTGGCGGACCGCCAGGTGGTGCTCTCGCCGCCGTGGTCCGTTCATACCGGTTGCGGGACAGCGAGCTACCGTTTCTGCTGGGCGATGGGTGGGGAGAACCAGGCTTTCACCGACATGGATCGTGTGGAGATCGCGGACCTGCGGTGA
- a CDS encoding glycoside hydrolase family 88 protein produces MQLSIKPPRRSLFGKILLLTFVVISPLRAADPKVAEILTDMKRVADWQIANPSKHKIHDWTQAPFFMGLASLHQVSGDEKYLTALDGFGKLLSYGPGPRVTHADDHAVLQAWLEEYRLDKDPAKLNPTVAHFDRLQTALANEGPKSISGGTFTWCWCDALFMSPAIWVQLSELTKDSKYLAWADKEWWTTTDVLYDATHHLYYRDNRFFTKRTPTGKKVFWSRGNGWVVGGLIHVLDHLPADHPSRTKYLGLYHDMMYALVKLQNEDGLWRTSLLDPQDPKGESSGSSFFTYSMAWGINRGLLPAETFRPVVMKGYQALAKNIQPTGMLGYVQKIGEAPDKQDTTAESTEVYGSGAFLLAGSEVVRLLDPAKRRTDLATFDGVKLPERFLPATPRTFARFIPERSDDFAWENDLVAFRTYGPALRSGPENSGIDCWFKRVPYPVIDKWYLQDRLKLEYGKINKPYHDDQGDGYDVYKVSDTRGCGGISVWADDKLYNSETYVAQRVIENTPERVVFELDYASDFKGKVLRETKRITLIMGVRMFQSDSRFTLDGKPAANLDVAIGLMPQVKGGAPVFTPKSGTMHVWETLDGNDLGTGVAIDPARVVKMTTHTDAAGQTQALCLAKTDESGAIRWFSGFGWSGQGDITTEKKWTDYLESFSTKYVKAPYEGYGKSEPIKVHALDVPAAAEAK; encoded by the coding sequence ATGCAACTTTCAATCAAACCGCCCCGCCGTTCGCTTTTCGGTAAAATCCTGCTGCTCACCTTCGTGGTGATCTCGCCCCTGCGCGCGGCGGATCCGAAGGTGGCCGAGATTCTCACCGACATGAAGCGCGTGGCGGACTGGCAGATCGCGAACCCTTCCAAGCACAAGATCCACGACTGGACGCAGGCTCCGTTTTTCATGGGTCTTGCCAGCCTCCACCAGGTTTCCGGTGATGAAAAATATCTCACCGCTCTCGACGGCTTCGGCAAACTGCTGTCCTACGGCCCCGGCCCGCGCGTCACGCATGCGGACGACCATGCGGTGCTGCAGGCATGGCTGGAGGAATACCGCCTCGACAAGGATCCCGCGAAGCTGAACCCGACTGTCGCCCATTTCGACAGGCTGCAGACCGCCCTGGCGAACGAAGGCCCGAAGTCGATTTCCGGCGGCACCTTCACCTGGTGCTGGTGCGACGCCCTCTTCATGTCCCCCGCCATCTGGGTGCAACTCTCCGAACTTACCAAGGATTCCAAATACCTCGCTTGGGCGGACAAGGAATGGTGGACCACGACAGACGTGCTCTACGATGCCACACACCACCTCTATTACCGCGACAACCGCTTTTTCACCAAGCGCACTCCGACCGGCAAGAAAGTCTTCTGGTCGCGTGGAAACGGCTGGGTCGTCGGCGGTCTGATCCACGTGCTGGACCATCTCCCGGCGGATCATCCGTCTCGGACGAAGTATCTCGGCCTCTACCACGACATGATGTATGCGCTGGTCAAGCTTCAGAACGAGGACGGTCTGTGGCGCACCAGCCTGCTGGACCCACAGGACCCGAAAGGTGAATCCTCCGGTTCGTCATTTTTCACCTACTCCATGGCCTGGGGGATCAACCGGGGCCTGCTTCCCGCCGAAACCTTCCGTCCCGTGGTGATGAAAGGTTATCAGGCGCTGGCGAAGAACATCCAGCCCACCGGCATGTTGGGATATGTCCAGAAAATCGGTGAGGCGCCGGACAAGCAGGATACGACCGCGGAGTCCACGGAAGTCTATGGCTCGGGCGCGTTCCTGTTGGCCGGGTCCGAAGTGGTCCGCCTGCTTGATCCTGCGAAACGCCGGACGGACCTCGCCACCTTTGACGGCGTGAAGCTGCCCGAGCGCTTCCTGCCGGCCACGCCGCGCACGTTCGCCAGATTCATCCCCGAACGTTCGGATGATTTTGCCTGGGAGAACGACCTCGTCGCCTTCCGCACCTACGGACCCGCGCTTCGTTCCGGACCGGAGAACAGCGGCATCGACTGCTGGTTCAAGCGCGTCCCCTACCCCGTCATCGACAAGTGGTACCTGCAGGACCGCCTGAAGCTGGAGTATGGAAAAATCAACAAGCCCTATCATGACGACCAGGGCGACGGCTATGACGTTTACAAGGTGAGCGACACCCGTGGCTGCGGCGGCATCTCGGTGTGGGCGGATGACAAATTGTATAACTCAGAAACCTATGTCGCCCAGCGCGTCATCGAGAACACTCCGGAGCGCGTCGTTTTCGAACTGGATTACGCAAGCGACTTCAAGGGCAAGGTCCTCCGCGAGACCAAGCGCATCACCCTCATCATGGGAGTCCGCATGTTCCAAAGCGATTCACGCTTCACCCTCGACGGCAAGCCAGCCGCGAACCTCGATGTCGCCATCGGCCTCATGCCGCAGGTCAAGGGCGGCGCACCGGTCTTCACTCCGAAATCCGGCACGATGCACGTCTGGGAAACACTTGATGGCAACGACCTCGGCACCGGTGTGGCCATTGATCCGGCCCGGGTGGTGAAGATGACCACCCACACCGACGCCGCCGGACAAACCCAGGCCCTCTGCCTTGCGAAGACCGATGAATCCGGCGCCATCCGCTGGTTCTCCGGTTTCGGATGGTCGGGACAGGGAGACATTACCACGGAGAAGAAGTGGACGGACTATCTGGAATCCTTTTCCACGAAATATGTGAAAGCTCCATATGAGGGTTACGGCAAGAGCGAACCCATCAAGGTCCACGCGCTTGACGTCCCCGCCGCAGCGGAAGCCAAGTGA